In the genome of Ignavibacteriales bacterium, one region contains:
- a CDS encoding GIY-YIG nuclease family protein, producing MYTVYVLKSLKDQKRYIGMTSELTRRIDEHNFGKVKSTRNRRQFILFYTEEFNTKEEATAREKFFKTGKGREFLNSIKN from the coding sequence ATGTATACAGTATATGTATTAAAAAGTTTAAAGGATCAAAAGCGATATATCGGTATGACATCTGAATTAACCAGAAGAATAGATGAGCATAATTTTGGAAAAGTTAAGTCAACAAGAAATAGAAGACAATTCATTCTATTTTATACTGAAGAGTTTAATACGAAAGAAGAAGCTACTGCGAGAGAAAAATTTTTCAAGACAGGAAAAGGGAGGGAATTTCTAAATTCGATAAAGAATTAA